The following nucleotide sequence is from Kiritimatiellia bacterium.
CATGGCGCACACCTACTCGTACCCGCGGATCGAAAACGGGGTCACGACCTTCACCTACAACATCGGCTGGCTGACCCAGGACGTCGGGCACGCCGTGTCGCCGGCCTTTCGCTCGCAGATGGTGGTCCCCTACTCGGCGGCCCTGCTCGTCAACTGGCCCGGATTTACCAGCGACTACCAGCGCGCCACCTACGTGCCGGAAGTGGCGGACGCCTGGCTGCGGGAGCGGTTCTCACGCCTGTGGACACCGATCGATTATCACTACCCGGACGGCGGAACGACCTCGTACGTTTCCGTCTTCTTCCACTGGTCCTACATCGACCAGAGCGCCGGCTACGAGTGGGAGTTGAGCACGTCCCCGACCTTTGCCATCACCAATCAGGGCGCCGCCACCATGATGCCCTACCACTCCCATTCGCTCCTGACGGATCCCCTTCCCGTGAGGCAGGAACTGTACTGGCGGGCCCGAAGCCTTTTCCATGTCTACAGCTTCTCGGAGGACGGCCAGGTCACCGGCACCAATGTTTATCATGGCGCCTGGTCGGCCTGTCCCGGCCCGATCGTCATCCAGGATGACGATCTCGACGGGCTGCCCGACGCATGGGAAAGCTATTACTTCGGACATCTCGATGGGGACGGCGACGACGACCCCGACGGGGACACGGTGCCCAACAGCGTGGAATACGCCGAGGCCACGCACCCCGGCGGCTACGGACTCGTTTCGCCTTAGCAATAGGACCGGTTCTGCTTCCGTTCGGCGGTGGAGAGCATCGCTTCCGCTACCCGGTTCGCCCGCTCGACCAGCGCCTCCTCGTCCTCTCCAACGAGGCGCCCCTTTTCGACGAGGACGCGGCCGGCCACGATCGTGTACTCGGCCCGCGGGCCCGCCCCGCAGAACAGCAGCGCGGAAGCCGGGTCGGCCATCGCGCCGGCGTACTCGAGCCGGTCGAGGCGGAACAGGGCAAGGTCGGCGGCCTTGCCGGGCTCGACGCTCCCGATCTCCGGCTGGCCGAGGATCGCCGCGCCGCCCAGGGTCGCTATCTCGACCACCTTCTGCGGCGGCATGGCGTCCACACCGGTTCCGACCCGGTGCACCAACATGGCCAGCTGCATCTCGCGGGCGAAGTTGGAGGCGTCGTTGCTCGCGCTGCCGTCCACCGCCAACCCGACGCGCACGCCGGCCTCGAGCATCTTCGGGATCGGCGCGATACCGGAGCCCAACCGCAGGTTGGACGCCGGGCAGTGCGCCACCCCCGTCTTCGTCTCCGCGAGGCGCTTGATTTCCTCGTCGCTGAAGTAGATGCCGTGCGCGTACCAGACGTCCGGGCCCACCCAGCCGGTCTTCTCCATGTAGTCCAACGGGCGCAGGCCCAGCGTCTTCTGGCAGAAGTCCTCCTCGTCCTTGGTTTCGCAGAGGTGCGTGTGCAGGAAGACCTTCTTGGTCCGCGCGTACTTCGAGGTCTCGGCCAGCAGTTCAGTCGTGACGGAGAACGGCGAGCACGGCGCCAGCACGATCCGGCACATGGCGAAGGGGTTCGGGTCGTGGTATTTCGCGATGAGCCGGTCACAGTCGCCGAGGATCTCGTCGGGCGTCTGCACCACGTCGTCCGGCGGCAGGCCGCCCTGCGAGCGGCCGCGGCTCATGCTGCCGCGGGTGGGATGGAAGCGCACGCCGATCTTCCGCGCGGTCTCGATCTCGACGTCCAGGAATTCCCGCGGGGCACCCCGAGGGAACACGTAGAAATGATCGGTGGTCGTGGTGCAGCCGGAGAGCAGCAACTCGCCCACGCCGACCCGCGTGCTGACCTCGACCGCCTCCGGGCCCAGCTCGCGCCAGACCTCATACAGGTTGATCAGCCAGTCGAAGAGCTTGGCGTTCTGCACCCGGGGGATGTTCCGCGTGAGGGTCTGGTACAAATGGTGGTGCGTGTTGACGAAACCCGGGTAGGCGACGCAGTTCCGGCCGTCCAGTTCGCGGACGCCGGGCCGGGCCTCCAGCCGGGTCCCCAACTCCGCGACGCGGCCGTCCGCGAGGCGGACGTCCGCGTCCCGGAGCACGCGCCGCTTCGCGTCCATCGTCACCAGCGTGTGAATATTCCGGATTAAAAGTTCGGCCATGGGGCACTCTTCCTTTCTCGGGCCCTAGTATACGGTCGGGCGGGCCTCCTGTTAACCGGTCTTACAACGGCGGCGGCTTGGGCTCCGGCTTGCGCTGGAAGCGGGCGCACGTGTCGGTCGCCTCGACTTCCCTGCGGTGCAGGCCGCACCACTGCATGAAGGGATTGATCACGTAATGAACGCAATGGCGGCACAGGCGTTCCGCCTCCCCCTCGCGGAACACATGCACCGGCGCCGAACGATCCGCCTCGGAAAAAACGTGCGGGCGGCCTTTTTCCTTGAAGGGCACCTCCTCCTCGGACGCGTATTCGTGGCCGCAGGCGGCACACGTCAGGATTTCCCCGGTCTTCCGGAAGCCCTCGTAGCGGGGTTCCCGCCGGAGCAGGGCCTCGGCCCCGCAGGCCGCGCAGACGATCTCTATGCCTTTCGATTCCGGCATCCCGCCGATCCGTCAGTTCACGAAGCGGTACTTGACGATGCACCACAAGGCGCGGAAGCCGTCCTTCCAGGTGATCTTCTTGCCCTCGGAATAATCGCGCCCGTAGTAGGAGATGGGCACCTCGTACACCCTCCAATGCCCCTTGGCCACCTTGGCCGTGATCTCCGGCTCGAAGCCGAAGCGGTTCTCCCGGATCGAGATTTTCTGCATGACCTCCCGGCGGAACAGCTTGTAACAGACCTCCATGTCCGTCAGGTTCAGGTTGGTCATCATGTTGGAGAGCATGGTCAGGATCTTGTTGCCGACGTAGTGCCAGAAGAACACCACCCGGTGCGGCCCGCCGCCGAGGAACCGCGACCCGAAGACCGCGTCCGCGTGCCCGTCGAGGATGGGCTGCAGCAGGCGCGGATATTCATGGGGATCGTATTCCAGGTCGGCATCCTGGATCAGCAGGATATCGCCCGTGGCCGCGGCAAAGCCGGTGCGCAGCGCCGCACCTTTCCCCTGGTTCTTCTCGTGAAACACGAGCTGGATATTGGAGTACCGCGCCTTCAAGCCCTGGAGAATCTCGCGGGTCCGGTCCCGGGAACAATCGTCGACGATGACCAGTTCCTTGTCCACGGGAACGGCCACCCCCTCTACGGTCTCCACCAGCTTCTCGACGGTCGGCTCCTCGTTGTAGACCGGGATGATGATGGAAAGCTTCATGTCTTGTCTCCGGTATGCCGCTTAATGCGCGCAGAGATATTTCAATGGGAAGGGGTCACAGTCAATACTATTGACGCGCGGCACCGGGGCGGTTCGTCCCGGGCGCCAACCGGATACCCAACAGGTCGAACCTTTCGCCGGCCCGGCCTTCTCCCATGAAAACACCCAGGGAAACAACCCGGCTGAAATCGAACGGCCGCCCCCCGGGTGTGACGGACAGGGCGTCGAGCGGAACGGACCAGCGCTGGATACCCGGACGCACAATCGTGGAGACCTGAACCCGGTCGGCATAGGGAGGAGAACCCGGCCGGTCATCCGCGCGCACCCAGAACTCCCGCGGGCCGGGCCCGGGCCACGCCATTGTGATCTCAAGACACCGCATGCCCGCCCAGTCCCGGGGCGCCTCCACCAGGAAAACCCCGGGGTAATCCGCCCCCGGCAGCACCGTGAGGCGCAAGGCCGACCGTCCCGCGCTCTTCACCCGCTCCATCGAGCAGCCCTGCCCCTTCCAGCGGCCGGGTTCAAGCGGCGCGCGGAAGGACGCCAGGACGGGAAACTCGCGGCGCGCTTCCCAGCGATCCAGCATTACAAGCCACAGGGGCAGCAGAACTGCCGCCCCCAGGACCAGCACAAGGCTTCGCCAGGCCGCGCGTTTCCGCGGGTCCGGGGTTCGAAACGCGGCGCTCAAGGCCACCGCCATCGCGGATCCTGCCGCGCCGAACAGCGCATCCCGCGCCTCCGCCTCCCGGCCCACCCAGGGTTGAATGACCTCGACCAGGCCCATGGCCAGGAATACCGTCGCCAACGCCCATGCGCGGCGGATCCCTGTGCGCCAGAGACTCCAGGTCAGCAGGGCGAACAACGGCACATGCAGAAAATCGCGGGCATAGTCCGCGACGCGACCGGCCTCCAACCCGGGCATGGGAACCAGGAGCGCCAGCGCGCAACCCGCCCAGAGCAAGAAGATGAAGCTCCGCGACGCGACCGTGGCCGGGGTCATAACCGCTACTCCACCGGCGTCGTGCGGCCGCGGCGCAAGATATGCCAGCCCTTTCGGAATGCACGGACGAGGAACGACGGCTCCTCCACGTAGGTTTCCACCAGGACCCGGTTTACGTAGTGGAAATCGTACCGCGCGCTGATCCGCAGCCACAATTCGTAGTCGTCAAAGTAATACGCCGGATCCCAGCCGCCCACCTCGTCCACCACGCTTTTCCTGTGGATCACGCAATTCGTGTTCAGGAAATTGTAGCGGCGCAGCTTTTCCTTCGAGTACCCGTGCAGCCAGCGCTGGAACGGGTTGCCCCACAGGCGGGCACCTGTTTTCTTGTCGCGGTACATGGAGCGGCAGTACGCCAGCATGGCCTCCGGATGGGCCCGCAGGGAGCCCATCATCACATCGAGAAATCTCGGCAGATAGCGGTCGTCGTCATCCAGGTAAGCAATGTATTCACCCCGGGCCATGCGCTGGATGCCATGGTTCTTGGCGATCGCCCCGTGGCTGCCCGGCGGGGATTTTTCCGGCAGGTTGTAAAACCGCAGCCGCGGATCGTTGAAGGATCGCACCACGGACTCCGTGTCGTCCGGCGTACAATCACCGACGATGATGTGCTCCCAGTCGCCGAAGGTCTGCGCCCGCACGGATTCGATGGCGCGGCGCACCATCGTCGCGCGGTTGTAGGTGCTGGTGATGATGCTGACGAGGGGCATGGGAGGGTTCAGGGTTCAGGGTTCAGGGTTCAGGGGGCGGAGGGCCGTATAGAGCTTGATATGATCCTCGATGTTTTTCCCCGTGGCGAACTCGCGTTCCAGTTTCTCGCGCCCCGCTTTGCCCATGCGTACCACCAGTCCAGGATCATCGGCAAGCCGTGTCATGCGCTCGGCCAGCGCCGCCTCGTCGCCCGGCTCAACGAGGAAGCCGCTGACTCCGTCCTCGATCAGGTCCGGTATCCCGCCGACGCGCGTCGCGAGGACTGGCCGCTCCCGCGCCATGGCCTCCATGATGCTGTAGGGCAGGTTTTCCATCCGCGAACATTGTACCAGCGCGTGGACATTCCGGAAGAACTCCTCGCTGGCCGCGTAGCCCGCCATCTCGACGTCCGTCTCCAGCCCCAGTTCGGCCCGAAGCGTTTCCAGCCTCGCCCGCTCCGGGCCCTCCCCCGCGACCAGGAACCGCGCCGCCCCGCCGCCGTCCAGGAATCGGCGCGCAGCCCGGAAGAACAACTCGTGGTTCTTCTCCCAGCTCAACCGGCCGAGCATGCCGAACTTCAGGAGGCTGTGGCCGCGGTCGCCGACCGCGGCTACAGATTCCGCCTCGCCCCGGGTCTGGAACCCCGACGGAATCCGGACCACGCGCCCGGCCCCCACCCGCGCGGCCAGCCAGTGCTCGTAATGCCGCGAGAGCGTGATCACCCGGTCGAACCGCCGGAACGCCCGCAATTCGAGCCATTCGTAGAAACGCTCTTTCAGGTCCGGCCGGAACAGCCAGCCGTGGACCGTGGTCACCAGCGGTAACCGGCCCCGTAAGGCCCACGCCGCATGCACCGTGGCTTTCGGCCCGATCGTGTGAACGATATCCGGCCTCTCGCTCCCCGCTTTTTCCCGGAGCGCCCGCAAGAGGTCCCGCGAAAAAGCGCTCTGGACCGGCAGCGCGACGCAAGGCAGGCCCGCATCGAGGATCGCGGCCTTCAACTGGCTTTTTTCCAGGCCCAGCCGCGATTCCTCGATCAGCCACGCGGCGACCTCGACGCCGGCGGACCGCAGGCCGCGCGCAAGGTCCAGCGTCGCCCGTTCGGCCCCGTAAATCCGCCCCGTGTCCTGCAATAGAAAAGCGATCCGCATGCGGGCCATGCTACCCCCGCTCGCCGCGCAGGCCAAACGAAAACCCGTCCCTTCCTTGACTCCGGGCGCGCCGGCCGGTACAGTGCAGAAAACCTGCGACGAGGAGCGCGAGCTCTGATGTCAAGGGCGGAACGGAAGCAAAGTGATCCGGCATCGCCTCGCAGGCGGGCCGGTTTTTTTTGCCTGGGCTGTAGCGGCGGCTCTATGAGCCGCCCGGGCGCTTCGCAGAAGCGCCTCCACATCGAAACAGGAGTACGTCATGAAGAAGCGACTGGGTTTCGTCGGGATCGTCGTGGAAAACCGCAGGAAGAGCGCGGGGCTGGTCAACCAGGTGCTCACCGAGTTCGGCGACCTGATCTACGGCCGCATGGGCATCCCCCACCTGGAGGAGGACCACAGCGTCATCACCCTGATCGTGCGCGCGACCACGGACGAGGTCGGCAGCCTGACGGGCCAGCTCGGCCAGATTGAAGGCGTCTCTGTCAAATCGGCCATGACCACGGCCAAGATGTAATTCCGCCATCTATCCGCGTCTATCCGCGCAATCCGCGGTCATACTCCACATGGAAAAGACTCCCAAATCCCTGCGGCTGCACATCGGCCTGTTCGGCCGGACCAACGTCGGGAAGTCCAGCTTCCTGAACCTGGTCGCCGGGCAGGACGTGGCCCTGACCTCGCCCATCCCCGGCACGACCACCGACGTCGTGGAGAAGGCGATGGAACTGCTGCCCGTCGGCCCCGTCGCGTTCCTGGACACCGGCGGCCTGGACGATGCCTCGGCGCTCGGCGCCGGCCGCGTCGGCCGGACCCGCCGCGCGCTGGACCGCATCGACGTCGCGGTGCTGCTGTTGGAGCCGAACCGCTGGACGACGTTCGAGGATGAACTGCTCGGCGAGTTCGCCGCGCGCAGGACGCCGGTCCTCGCGGTCATCAATAAAACGGACCTGGAGGAACCGGCGTCCGCTTTCGTCGAATCGGTCCGGTCGAAAATCCCGCGCGTGCTCCAGTGCGCCAGCCAACCGTTCACGGGCGCGGAGCGCGATCGCGTGGTCCACCGGTTCAAGCAGCACCTTCTTGAGATGTGCCCCGACCACGTGGTCGCCGCGCCCAGCCTGCTCGGCGACCTGGTCCCGCCCGGCGGGCTGATCGTGCTGATCATCCCCATCGACAAGGAGGCGCCCAAAGGGCGGATCATCCTCCCGCAGGTGCAGGCCATCCGCGACGCGCTGGACCACGGCGAAATGGTGGCCGTCTGCCGCGAGACCGAGTACATCGCCCTGCTGTCGCAACTGGCCAAGCCGCCTGACCTCGTGGTGTGCGATTCGCAGGTCGTGCACCGGATGGTCGCGGAGACGCCGCCCGGCGTGAAGTGCACGACGTTTTCGATTCTCTTCTCCCGGTTCCGCGGCGACCTGGCGCGGCAGACCGAGGGCGCGGCGGCCATCGACCGGCTACGGCCGGGGAACCGCGTGCTGATCGCCGAGGCGTGCACGCATCACGCCGTGGAGGACGACATCGGCCGCGTGAAGATTCCGCGCTGGCTGAAGAAGCATCTCGGGTTCGACCTGGAGATCACGGTCTGTTCCGGCCGCGACTGGCCGGAGGACGTGGCGTCGTACTCGCTGATCATCCTGTGCGGTGCGTGCATGCTGACCAAGCGCGAGGTGCTGGCCCGGATCGAGAAGGCCGCCGCCGCGGGCGTGCCGATCACGAACTACGGCCTTTGCATCTCGCACCTCCAGGGCGTGCTGCCCCGGGTGCTGGAACCGTTTCTGAAAGGAATCAACGTCCAACAACCAACGTCCAACAACCAACAACCAACAGTTGGAAGTTGGACGTTGGACGTTGAGCGTTGGAAGTTGGATCGTCATGCGGGGAGCCTGCCATGACCGCTCATCTCACCGAGCGTTCCACCTGGTCCCGCGACCGCATCGTGCGCGATCAAATCCACAAGTACCGCGCCGGCCCGGGCGATTTCATCCCCGACGCCGAGATCGAAGCGCGGTTGCGCGCGAACCGCGATCCCGAGCCGGCCCGCATCCGCGCCATTATCGCCAAGTCGGAGGCCATCCAGACCCTGGAACCGGACGAGACCGCCGCCCTGCTGCACGTATCCGACCCGGAGCTGTGGACGGAGATGAAGGCCGCCGCCGCGCGGATCAAGCGCAAGGTCTACGACAACCGGATCGTCACGTTCGCCCCGCTTTACTTGAGCAATCGCTGCGTCAACAACTGCCTCTACTGCGGCCTGCGCTGCGCCAACGCGGCGATCGAGCGACGCGTGCTGACCCAGGACGAAATCCGGCGCGAGGCCGAGGTTCTGGCCGGGCAAATCGGTCACAAGAGGTTAATTGTCGTTTACGGGGAGCATCCGGATTCCGCGGTGGATTTCATGGCGGAATCGCTGCGCACGATCTACAGCGTCAAGGTCAAGGCCCGGATCGGCTACGGGCAGATCCGCCGGATCAACGTCAACGCCCCGCCCCTGCGCGTGGAGGAACTGAAAGTCCTGCACGAGGTCGGGCTCGGCACGTACCAGGTCTTCCAGGAAACCTACCACCACGAGACGTACGCGCGGCTGCATCCTGCCGGCACGATCAAGGGCGACTACGCGTGGCGGCTGTACGCGATGCACCGGGCGATGGAGGCCGGGATCGACGACGTGGGGATCGGCGCGCTGTTCGGCCTGGCCGACTGGCGGTTCGAAGTCATGGGCCTGCTCTACCACGCGCGGGAGCTGGAGCGCGCGTTCGGCATCGGCCCGCACACGATCTCCTTCCCCCGGCTCGAACCCGCGGAGAGCACGCCCTTCGCGCAGGAGTCCCGGTTCCTCGTGCGCGACGAGGACATGGAGCGCGCGGTGGTCGTCATCCGGCTTTCCGTGCCGTACACGGGGATGATCCTGACCGCGCGGGAAAACGCCGCCATGCGGCGCCGGCTTATCCCGCTGGGCTGCACGCAGACGGACGCGTCCTCGCGCATCGGGGTCGGCGCCTACAGCGAGGCCTACGAGCAGCAGCAGGGCTCGCGCCAGCAGTTCCTGCTCGGCGACACGCGGAGCCTGGACGACGTCGTTCGCGAACTCGCGGAGATGGGCTATATTACATCGTTCTGCACGGCGGGCTACCGGTGTGGCCGGACGGGGCAGTGCATCATGGACCTGCTGCGCAGCGGGCGAGAGGGAAAGTTCTGCAAGCTGAACGCCGTCCTGACGTTCCGCGAATGGCTGGACGATTTCGCGAGCCCCGCCACGCAGGCGGCGGGCGAGCGGATCCTGCAGCAGGAACTGGCGGAAATCCGGGAGCAGAATCCGAAAGGCTATCCCGTGTTCATGCAGTTCTACGAGCGAACGGCGCGCGGCGAGCGGGACCTGTTCCTGTGACGGCGAGCGATCGCGGCGTCGCGGGCGCTCCGCCCTCCAGGCGGGCGATTCATGGAGGGTCGAGCTCCTGCGAGACCGTTGCGGACATTCGATATCGGACGATGCGATGCTGATCAAGAACGACATCCTCGACGCCCTGACGGCGCCGGACGCGCGCGGCCTGATGGAGCGGGCGGACGCGGTGCGGCGGGAGCACTGCGGCGAGGATGTCTTCCTGCGCGGGATCGTGGAGTTCTCCAACTGCTGCGCGCGCAACTGCCAGTATTGCGGACTGCGGCGCGACAACCGGCGGTTGAAGCGCTACCGGATGAGTCCCGCGGAAATCCGGCAGGCCGCGGCCACCCTCCTGCGCTGGGGCATCCGGACCGTCATCCTCCAGTCCGGCGACGACGCGCACTACACGACCGCCATGCTCTGCGACCTCATCCGGGGCATCAAGGCCGACGCGCCCGGCGCGGCCATCACCCTTTCCATTGGGGAGCGGCCGCTGGAGGATTACGCCGCGTTCCGGGAGGCCGGCGCGGACCGCTACCTGCTGAAGCACGAGACCATCAATGCCGCGCTCTACGACCGCATCCATCCCGGGCAGTCGCACGCCGCGCGGATGCAGATCATCGAGCGGCTGCGCGAGCTGGACTACCAGGTGGGCGTCGGCTTCCTCGTCGGCCTGCCCGGCCAGACCACGGACGACCTGGCGGAGGAAATCCTGTTCCTCCAGCGCTTCCAGCCCGACATGGCGGGCATCGGACCGTTCCTGCCGCAGGCGGATACCCCGTTCGCCGACCAGCCGACCGGCGAGCGCGAGACCGTCCTGCGGCTGCTGGCCCTGGCGCGCATCGCATCGCCCCGCACCCACCTGCCGGCGACCACGGCGCTGGCGACGCTCGATCCCGCGGAAGGGTTCGCGGCCGGATTGCGCTCCGGTTGCAACGTGATCATGGTCAACGGGACGCCGGATGCGTACCGGGCGAGCTATCGAATGTACGACCACCGCATCCGCTCAAGCCTGGAATCCGCCCGCCGGGCCATCCGGGAGGCCGGCCGCACGGCCAGCCTGGAACGGGGGGATTCGGACCGAGCCGTTCTGTAGGAAGCCAGCTTGCTGGCGACCTCTTCGCGAGCAAGCTCGCTTCCTGCATCACCCGATCCGCTTCTTGATCTCGTCCAGCAACGTGGCGGGCTCGATGGGCTTTTCGAAGAGGCTGGATACCGGCAGCCATGTATCGTCCGGCTCGAAGGCGAAGGGCAGGTGCATTTCCTTGCGGATGCCCGTGACCATGATGACGGGCATGTTCTTGAGCTCGGGCGACTCGGGAATCCTGCGGCTGACCTCGAACCCCTCCGTGTTCGTCGCCATCATGACGTCGAGGATCATCAGGTCCGGCCGCTCCTTCTTCGCCAGGGCCAGGCCGCTGGCGCCGTCGTGCGCGGACAGCACCTGGTAGCCGTTGGCCTCGAGCAGGTCCTTGTTGGACTCCACGAAGTCGCGGTCGTCGTCGACGATGAGAATACGCTTCTTAGCCGGCATGGGGGTTCTCTCCTTTGGGGTTCGCCTCGCCCAGCACCTTCTGGATCTCGGTCAGGAGCCGGTTGGGGGCAATGGGTTTTTCAAGCACGCGGTCCACCGGAAGCCAACTGGCGTCCGGCTCAAATCCGAAAGGCAGGTGCATGTCCTTGGTCACGCCGGTGACGAGCAGCACTCGAAGGCCCTTCAACTCGGGCGTATCGGGGATTTTCCGCGCCACCTCGAAACCTTCGGTGTTCGTCGCCATCATCACGTCGAGGATCAGCACGTCCGGCTTCACCTTGCGGGCGAGGTCGAGCCCGTCGGCCCCGTTGTGCGCGGCATGAACGGTATAGCCATAGGCCTCGAGGAGGTCCCGGTTGGACTCCACGAAGTCCGGATCGTCGTCCACGATCAGTATGGTTTTGCCGTCGCTCATGGCCATTCGATGCCTCCGCCCCCGCGGCGTATGACGCCGCGGCTACAGCAGGACATATACTTATTCCGTCGGCGGTTTGAAACCATATTTCGACAGGATTTTCGGCAGTTCGTCCGGCCGGACGTTGGCGTACACCTTGTCATCCACGATCAGCACCGGCGCCAGGGCGCAGGCGCCCACGCAGCGGGCCACCTCCAGCGTGAACTGGCCGTCCTTCGAGGCGTGCCCGATCTGCTGGATCCCCAGCAGGTCCTTGAGCCGGTCCACGAGGATTCCCGCGCCCTTGACGTAACAGGCCGTGCCCATGCAGACGGACACGGTGTGTTTCCCCTTGGGCACGAAGGTGAAGAAGTGGTAGAACGTCGCCACGCCCGTCACCTTGGCCGCCGGGATCTGCATCTTCTGCGACACGGTGTTCAGCGCGCCGGCCGGCAGGTAGCCGAAGTGCTTCTGGATCATCTGCAGCACGGCGACCAGGTAGCTGTCCGCGTTCGGCCGGTCCCGCGTCTCGTCGATGAACCGCGCGATGGGCTCGGGCAGTTCGGTCAGCGTCCTGATCTTGTCGTCTTGGGCGATCATCGGGTCCCCCGGGGCAGCTTGGCTTCGTAGTGGGTGTGCAGCAGCTCGTGGGCCTTATGGCTGTTCGGCTCGCCCAGGTACTCCTTGTAGAGCTGCTGAATGTACGGGTTCTCGTGCGACTTCCGGATCTTCTTGTGGTGGTCGATCGTGTAGAGCGCCTTGGCCCGCATCCGCAGGAGCTTCGCGTCCATGATGTGCAGGCCCGGCGGCGGGTACGGCTGGCCGCCGCCCCCGATGCACCCGCCGGGGCACGCCATGACCTCGATCATGTGGTACTTCTTGTCCCCCTTCAGCACGCGGTCGAACAGCCGCTTGGCGTTCTGCAGGCCGTTGGACACGGCCACGTTCAGCGTCTGGTCGCCGATCTTCACCTTCGACTCCTTCACGCCTTCCACGCCGCGCACCTCGACGAAGTCCAGGTTCTCGCACGGCTGGCCGGTCACCGTCTCGTACGCCGTCCGCAGCGCCGCCTCCATGACGCCGCCCGTCGTGCCGAAGATGTCCGCCGCGCCCGAGGAGACGCCCAGCGGGTTGTCGAAGTCGCCGTCGTGCAGGTGTTTGAACTCGATGCCGAAGGTCTTCATCATCCAGATCAGCTCGCGCGTCGTCAGCACGGCGTCGGTGTACGGCACCCCGGCCGCGTCCGCGTGCTCGGGCCGGCGCGCCTCGTACTTCTTGGCCGTGCACGGCATGACGCCGACCACGTAGATGTTCTTCGGATCGAGCCCGCTCTTCTCCGCGTAGTACGTCTTCAGGAGCACGGAGAGCATCGTCATGGGCGACCGGCACGTCGAGGCGTGCGGGATCAGCTCGGGATAGAAGTGCTCCATGAACTTGATCCAGCCCGGCGAGC
It contains:
- a CDS encoding response regulator produces the protein MPAKKRILIVDDDRDFVESNKDLLEANGYQVLSAHDGASGLALAKKERPDLMILDVMMATNTEGFEVSRRIPESPELKNMPVIMVTGIRKEMHLPFAFEPDDTWLPVSSLFEKPIEPATLLDEIKKRIG
- a CDS encoding response regulator is translated as MSDGKTILIVDDDPDFVESNRDLLEAYGYTVHAAHNGADGLDLARKVKPDVLILDVMMATNTEGFEVARKIPDTPELKGLRVLLVTGVTKDMHLPFGFEPDASWLPVDRVLEKPIAPNRLLTEIQKVLGEANPKGENPHAG
- a CDS encoding NAD(P)H-dependent oxidoreductase subunit E; this translates as MIAQDDKIRTLTELPEPIARFIDETRDRPNADSYLVAVLQMIQKHFGYLPAGALNTVSQKMQIPAAKVTGVATFYHFFTFVPKGKHTVSVCMGTACYVKGAGILVDRLKDLLGIQQIGHASKDGQFTLEVARCVGACALAPVLIVDDKVYANVRPDELPKILSKYGFKPPTE